The following are encoded together in the Limanda limanda chromosome 12, fLimLim1.1, whole genome shotgun sequence genome:
- the LOC133014950 gene encoding uncharacterized protein LOC133014950 produces MDKIKDLRRKLFLLFSITFVSIVIFTVSSPRRNRSIPATSIYPSHVSDQTITPLNNTKHLLVSAFMDQRVKGFDIRIIGLFRRDSIQPLHCRFCCEGFLSISTPANILQHSDNFGFPFVATDVMCLIPENCKATHVTLLTQPESGIAPKQIWLPIRNRKTNMNKEEKLHFNFTVCISNLFGDYNNVLQFAQTLEMYRLLGVGRVVIYKTSCGPELERLLEIYSQDGFLEIVPWPIHQHLNPSTGWLFSEHGGDVHYFGQLTTLNECIYRSMERSRYVLLNDIDEIIMPYQHDNLMSLMNMLQEQHPNTGVFLIENHIFPKKHFEPSGRFHLPQWNGLPGVNILEHIYREEPSINVYHPHKMIVQPRLVEQTSVHEVIKHMGNHFQVPQEISRIIHVRVALQGALTVEQLNVDNRLWDFHEKLVPNVDKALKRAGLLNSEGQG; encoded by the exons ATGGACAAGATAAAAGACTTAAGACGgaagctcttcctcctcttcagtaTTACCTTCGTCAGCATTGTCATCTTCACCGTCAGCTCACCCAGGAGGAACAGATCTATCCCGGCTACGAGCATTTACCCCTCTCATGTCTCTGATCAGACCATCACCCCCCTCAACAACACCAAGCACCTTCTGGTGTCGGCCTTCATGGACCAGAGGGTGAAAGGCTTTGATATACGCATCATTGGCCTCTTCAGGAGAGACTCCATCCAACCCCTCCATTGTCGGTTCTGCTGTGAAGGTTTCTTGTCGATCTCCACTCCAGCAAACATTTTACAACATTCAGACAACTTTGGATTTCCCTTCGTCGCGACAGATGTCATGTGTCTGATTCCTGAAAACTGCAAAGCTACACATGTCACTCTTCTGACTCAGCCAGAGAGTGGGATTGCACCTAAACAGATCTGGCTCCCGATAAGAAACAGAAAGACCAACATGAACAAGGAGGAAAAGTTGCACTTTAACTTCACAGTCTGCATCTCCAACCTGTTTGGAGACTACAACAACGTGCTTCAGTTCGCCCAAACCCTGGAGATGTACAG GTTGCTGGGAGTGGGCAGAGTGGTGATCTATAAAACCAGCTGTGGCCCAGAGCTCGAGCGTCTGTTGGAGATCTACAGCCAGGACGGCTTCCTGGAGATAGTTCCTTGGCCCATCCACCAACATCTGAATCCATCTACAGGTTGGCTCTTCTCAGAGCACGGAGGGGACGTGCACTACTTTGGCCAGTTAACCACGCTCAATGAGTGCATTTACAGATCCATGGAGCGCTCACGCTACGTCTTGCTGAACGACATCGATGAGATTATAATGCCTTACCAACACGACAACTTGATGTCTCTGATGAACATGCTCCAAGAGCAGCATCCAAAT ACAGGGGTGTTCCTCATCGAGAACCATATTTTTCccaaaaaacactttgagcCAAGTGGAAGGTTTCACCTGCCGCAATGGAACGGGCTGCCAGGAGTTAATATTCTGGAGCACATCTACAGGGAGGAACCCAGCATAAACGTATACCATCCGCACAAGATGATAGTTCAGCCAAG GTTGGTGGAGCAGACTTCAGTGCACGAGGTGATCAAACATATGGGGAATCACTTCCAGGTTCCACAAGAGATCAGTCGGATCATTCACGTCCGCGTGGCCCTACAGGGGGCGCTGACGGTGGAACAGCTCAATGTGGACAACCGACTGTGGGACTTCCATGAAAAACTGGTTCCCAACGTGGACAAGGCGCTGAAAAGAGCGGGACTGCTGAACTCGGAGGGGCAGGGCTGA